Part of the Legionella cardiaca genome, TAATCTACGAATTGGAGGGGAGCCAGGTATTGCATGGTTTCCTCTTGCTCCGGGTGAGATTTATATACCCCCTTATCAAGTTAATCGTAATTACTTTATTCAAATTAACATCAGTAATACGGTTATAAATCAAACTTATGTTAACAATATTTATAATTCCCCACGCGTCAATATTACTTATCAAAATATCAATGTACCCAATGGTATTACTGCAGTACCAACAACCGTATTTGTACAATCTGCACCGATCAGTACTACAGCGGTTCAAGTAACGCCCGAAACAATAGCCTCCGCGCCTAAATCGCCAATTGCGGCGGTAACTCCCGAGCCTATTAGTGTTCAAGGTGGGAGTCAAACAACAACAGCGATACCCAGCAGTGAAATAGTTAACGAAACCGCTGTGATAAAAACTGAGCCTCCACCGACACCAGCGGCATTTTCACAAGAGCAACCCTTATTGGTAAAAGATCCAGGTAAGCCATTGACTCCCGAACAAACAGAAGAATTAACCAATCAGCAAACAGGGGTGCCACAAACTACGGAAACTCAACCTACTACACAACAGCCTACCGAGGTTCAACAGCCTCCTGAAGTCCAACAAGCACCTGAGGTTCAACAAGCCCCTGAGGTTCAACAGCCTCCTGAGGTTCAACAAGCTCCAGAAGTTCAACAGGCTCCTGAGGTTCAACAAGCTCCTGAGGTTCAACAGGCTCCTGAGGTTCAACAAGCTCCTGAGGTTCAACAGGCTCCTGAGGTTCAACAGGCTCCTGAGGTTCAACAGGCTCCTGAGGTTCAACAGGCTCCAGAAGTTCAACAGGCTCCTGAAGTTCAACAGGCTCCTGAAGTTCAACAGGCTCCTGAAGTTCAACAGGCTCCTGAAGTTCAACAAGCTCCTGAGGTTCAACAGGCTCCTGAAGTTCAACAGGCTCCTGAAGTTCAACAGGCTCCTGAAGTTCAACAGGCTCCTGAAGTTCAACAGGCTCCTGAAGTTCAACAGGCTCCTGAAGTTCAACAGGCTCCTGAAGTTCAACAGGCTCCTGAAGTTCAACAGGCTCCTGAAGTTCAACAGGCTCCTGAAGTTCAACAGGCTCCTGAAGTTCAACAGCCTTCTGAGGTTCAACAAGCTCCTGAGGTTCAACAGGCTCCAGAAGTTCAACAAGCTCCTGAGGTTCAACAGGCTCCAGAAGTTCAACAAGCTCCTGAGGTTCAACAGGCTCCAGAAGTTCAACAGGCTCCTGAGGTTCAACAGGCTCCTGAGGTTCAACAGACTCCTGAAGTTCAACAGGCTCCTGAGGTTCAACAGGCTCCTGAGGTTCAACAGGCTCCTGAAGTTCAACAGGCTCCTGAAGTTCAACAGGCTCCTGAGGTTCAACAGGCTCCTGAGATTCAACAAAACTCAGGGGTTTCGCAATCCTCAGAGTAGATATGAACTCTGTATTTGCATTTATAAGGTATGCAACAATTATTTTAAACGCTTGCTACTGGTAATGCAGATTCCTCTGCGTAATTCCATTCTAGCCAAGTACCAGTGGCAAGGTAATAAAGTCCACAACGGATAGGGTGATTACTATCGGCAAAAAAGCTGGCGTATTCATTAACTTGTTGGCGATGCTTACGTTGTACACTTATTTCCTCACTTCCAGTTTTAAAGTCAATGATCCAACGTTGTCCTTTATGAATAAATGTGCGATCAATAATTCGCGTGCTGGGGGTTCCCTCTTTATTGATTAATAAGGCATATTCATTAAATTCTTGCTCATGGATTTGGGTAAGCCATTGACCGATAGGTTCGTTCAATAAACGATCAATTTGTGCTCTTAAGTTTTCACAAGCTTCAGACAGTTCTTTTTCTTCAAATCCGATGGATTTAAAGCGGTTAATTACCATTGGCCAAGGTAGTTCTTGAATATGTTGTGGATGATAATTACAGATCCATTGTAATAATTCGTGAGTAACTATGCCTATTTGACGAGCGTTATTGGGATAGGGAATTTCCGTTGATGGTATTTCTTGCGAGTTGAGCACTGGTGGATTGAGATAAAAATCAATAGGCAACTGATAACGGGAAGGGGGGAGCATCTGTGGGTGAGTTTCATCAGCCTCTTTAGGCGCCGCGATAAAATCCTGGTTTCTTAGTAAACTGCGAAAAGTACCTTTTGTTTCTTTTTCGCTACTATCAAAAAGATAGAGGCGTTTTTTGGCACGTGTTACAGCAACGTAGAGTAAGCGTTGTAATTCATAACTTTCTTTTTCAGCATCAAGCTTAGCCAAATAATTATAAATAGCACAGCTGTCGCGATAAGCTGCTTTTATTGGCGATACTAATAATAAATCTCTATCATCCGTGCTTGGCATTTTTAGCCAGCGCAACAAGGGCTGTTCAGTATTGGATGTCTTGCTACTTAATCCTGGCAAAATGACGCAGTCAAATTCTAATCCTTTTGATTTGTGAATCGTCATGACTTGCAAGCGCGAAGGCATGCTGCGTTGTGAATATAATTTATTAAATTCAATTTTAAATTGCTCTAAATCAGGAAATGGATTCCTGGCGGTAAAACGGGTTAGTAATAACCAAAATTGCTCCAAATCAGCTTGCTGTTTTGAGTCCAGGATTTGTTCGCCATGAAGTTGTTTAAAGGTTAACGTAATCCAATCCACAAGTGATTCTTGATGGCGGCAAGCTAAGGCATTGTGTAGCACATGGTAAACGAACTGTAAGCGCGTGCGACTTTTTTCGCTAAGAGGGAGTTTGTCAATCTGAGATAGCGCATAGTAAATGGATTTATTTTTATCTAAATTAGCAATTAAATGCAATTCAGCAAGGGAGAGGCCGCAAAAGGGGCTTCGTAGTAAGGCTAACCATGCCAAGCGATTGGCGGGCATAAGAAGTGCCTGGGTTAGAGACCACAAGTCACGTAAATGCGGTAATCGGGATAGTAATTCAATTTCAACACCCTGAAAAGTGACATGTCGTTCGCGTAACAAGCGGGTAATTTCAATAAGCTGGCTGCGAGAACGGACAAGGATAGCTATTTCATCCTTATCATTATTTTGTAATTCTGACATAGCACATTCAACAACTGCTTCAGCTTCCAGGCGTCGATCAGTAAATTGATAGGCTTTAATGTAACTCTTTTCATCAGTAGGAAGTACATTGACCGCTTTGTGAAAGGATATTGCGCCTGATTCGATCTTGTCTATTTGAGGAAAGATGGTCTGAAATTTTTGATTCACCCAGTCTACAATGGTGGCGCTCGAGCGAAAATTACAACACAATTCTAAGAATTCTAATCGAACAGTGCCTATTCCCTGTTGTTTGGCTTTTAAGAAAAGACCTACTTCAGCCTGGCGAAAACGGTAGATAGATTGCATTGGGTCACCAACAACAAAAAGCGTTCTGCCATCACCTTGTTGCCAACCATGAACCAATTTTGTTAAAAGATTAAATTGTTGAATTGACGTGTCCTGGAATTCATCGACTAAAAGGTGCTGAATAGTATTATCTAAATAAAGAGCGAGATCAGTTGGTTCCTGTTCATCTCCCAAAGCAAATAGGGCCTGTCCCGAAACAGCAGTAAAATCGAGCTCATTATTTTCATTAAATACGAGATGTAAGTGCCCAACAAGACGTGGTAACAGAGTAAATAATGCCTGCAGAACCTGCCATTGCTCAACATCATATTGCGTAGCAGGAAGCTCTTTGATTGTTAACAATGCATCCAGAAAACTTGAATCTGCACTGAGTTTTTCCAGGAGGGTTTTACTTGCTGCTTTGAGATTGTCATATAAATGATCAGCACAAGCGCCACGCTTAAGACCTACATGATGATCAAAGCTTTGTCGTAAAGTATTCTGTGAAGTTAAAAGTAAAGCTGCGAGACT contains:
- a CDS encoding DUF6600 domain-containing protein; protein product: MKKAIKLFSYLLLASTLFITPSLAATAVTPTVARLSYIQGIISFSPAGINKWSKVSLNRPLIIGDQLWSDIDALVELQLGTAAVRLGEQTNLKILNLNNQIAQFQQTNGMLSLSVKSINKDRRYEINTPNIAFTTTKSGYYRIDVDSKKDVTVVIVHKGRANIYGKNASFKIKEGQACRFTGNNLKGYQCSAIGPTDEFDHWSLERDRRVGKKAANYVSPELIGYEDLEFYGTWKVIKTYGRVWVPHVKASNWAPYRTGHWIWLTHWGWTWVDEQPWGFAPFHYGRWIRFQNQWSWVPGPRHRTPVYAPALVAFVGGRQFNLRIGGEPGIAWFPLAPGEIYIPPYQVNRNYFIQINISNTVINQTYVNNIYNSPRVNITYQNINVPNGITAVPTTVFVQSAPISTTAVQVTPETIASAPKSPIAAVTPEPISVQGGSQTTTAIPSSEIVNETAVIKTEPPPTPAAFSQEQPLLVKDPGKPLTPEQTEELTNQQTGVPQTTETQPTTQQPTEVQQPPEVQQAPEVQQAPEVQQPPEVQQAPEVQQAPEVQQAPEVQQAPEVQQAPEVQQAPEVQQAPEVQQAPEVQQAPEVQQAPEVQQAPEVQQAPEVQQAPEVQQAPEVQQAPEVQQAPEVQQAPEVQQAPEVQQAPEVQQAPEVQQAPEVQQAPEVQQAPEVQQAPEVQQAPEVQQPSEVQQAPEVQQAPEVQQAPEVQQAPEVQQAPEVQQAPEVQQAPEVQQAPEVQQTPEVQQAPEVQQAPEVQQAPEVQQAPEVQQAPEVQQAPEIQQNSGVSQSSE
- a CDS encoding UvrD-helicase domain-containing protein, which gives rise to MLKDKQQRTQATDPSRSFIVQAPAGSGKTEILTQRYLRLLSTVSTPEQIIALTFTRKAASEMRERILLALRQAAENIPPTSAHQQQTFLYAREALARSQQLEWQLLKQPARLKVMTIDSLCQTISQAIPLQEKQIPYAQITENPQTLYQTAARACLADALDDPALHLPLKHLLKHLDNRQDKLLSLFCDLLISRDQWLPALYQVKNQDKTCFENLLKIIEQNELNRFKQSIPLDCQTELCTLARQVADIEANPESPRYLLRDWQNYQQLDRELALSLAALLLTSQNTLRQSFDHHVGLKRGACADHLYDNLKAASKTLLEKLSADSSFLDALLTIKELPATQYDVEQWQVLQALFTLLPRLVGHLHLVFNENNELDFTAVSGQALFALGDEQEPTDLALYLDNTIQHLLVDEFQDTSIQQFNLLTKLVHGWQQGDGRTLFVVGDPMQSIYRFRQAEVGLFLKAKQQGIGTVRLEFLELCCNFRSSATIVDWVNQKFQTIFPQIDKIESGAISFHKAVNVLPTDEKSYIKAYQFTDRRLEAEAVVECAMSELQNNDKDEIAILVRSRSQLIEITRLLRERHVTFQGVEIELLSRLPHLRDLWSLTQALLMPANRLAWLALLRSPFCGLSLAELHLIANLDKNKSIYYALSQIDKLPLSEKSRTRLQFVYHVLHNALACRHQESLVDWITLTFKQLHGEQILDSKQQADLEQFWLLLTRFTARNPFPDLEQFKIEFNKLYSQRSMPSRLQVMTIHKSKGLEFDCVILPGLSSKTSNTEQPLLRWLKMPSTDDRDLLLVSPIKAAYRDSCAIYNYLAKLDAEKESYELQRLLYVAVTRAKKRLYLFDSSEKETKGTFRSLLRNQDFIAAPKEADETHPQMLPPSRYQLPIDFYLNPPVLNSQEIPSTEIPYPNNARQIGIVTHELLQWICNYHPQHIQELPWPMVINRFKSIGFEEKELSEACENLRAQIDRLLNEPIGQWLTQIHEQEFNEYALLINKEGTPSTRIIDRTFIHKGQRWIIDFKTGSEEISVQRKHRQQVNEYASFFADSNHPIRCGLYYLATGTWLEWNYAEESALPVASV